A segment of the Hallerella succinigenes genome:
GAAATATAGGGTTCTTCACCGGAGTTCGGCGTACCAGCGTTGTCCAAAAGGCGCCCGTAAACGGAATGGACAATGCCCTTGGAATTGCGCGCCGGAATCGTAAGACGCGGTTCATGGGAAATGTCCAGATTGTCCAGGTAGAAGCTGACTTCGTGACGTTCTAGCCCCGAAAGCAGGCAGTAGCTGTAGAACGGTTCAGGATCACCGCTGTAATAGCCCAAACCGTAAATCTGTGCCTGCGCAAGGTCCCAACCGCGAGCCTTTAAAAATTCGGCTGTGCTTTCGCTTTTGCTCGCTGCCCAGTGGCAGTAGCGGACAAAACATTCAAGGACGCGAGCCTTTGCCCCGCCGATTTCCTTTTCGTGCAGGTTTTCTTCTTCGCTCTTTAAATCCGCTTCGGATGCACCCCAAAAATCCAGGGCTTCTTTCCGTGCAGTCTTTTCGTCAAGCCCATTAAAGCGGCTACGCATCAAAAATTCAACCAGATCCCCGTCGTTGCCGCATTGCAGACAACGATAGCGCCAATATCCCAGCGAATCATAGAAGAAAAGCGAAGATTCTTCCGGAGCATGGAATGGACATTGGGAAATGAGATTACGTCCCCAACGTCTTAAAGGTATCCCCAATCTTTTTGGATGGGTCTTGATGCGGGATAAACCTATTTTGTCTTCTTCGATGAGCATAGTGACCACCTCTCTCTTTAACATAGAAAATTTGGAAACTAAGGGGTTCTTTATTAGTTTTTGGTTATGATTATTTTAGGAGTTGACCCCGGTTCCCGAACTACAGGCTATGCGTTCTTAGAGAAGCGCGATGACGATTCGATTCGCGTATTGGAGTATGGGACTGTTTCGGCGAAGGCAAGGGATGATTTTCCCGACCGATTGGTGAAAATCGTTTCGGGCTTAGAAGAACTCGTGGATCATTACAAACCGCAGGCGCTGAGCATGGAAGGCGTTTTTTCTGCAAAGAATGTTCACAGCTCGCTTGTGCTCGGTCACATCCGAGGCGCAATCCTTGTGATGTGTCGTCGCCGTGGCATGGAATTTTTTGAATACAGTCCGCGCTCGGTCAAGCTAGCCGTTACAGGTGACGGCGGAGCCTCAAAAGAGAAAGTCGCCCTGCTTGTCCGCTCTAGGCTCGGCATGAAGCAAGCGGACGATGTAAAGCTTGACGCGACAGACGCTTTGGCGATTGCCTGTACACACCTCTTTCCGCAGAATGAATTGATGCGTAAAACGCCTTCCCGCAAAACGTCCAAGAAGAAAGCGGACCAGTGGAAAGATCTGATTTTGAAGATGGGAGGGAAATTGCCGGAATGACAACCTTTGCCGCTTTTGGACTTGAAGAAGATGGACTTGTTTTGATTCCCGGAACGGAATACCGTGTACGGCAAGGTGCACTTGCCCCGTTCCTTGAACTTTCAGAAAAAGCCAAGTCCGCAGGCTATGAACTTCGCGTTGAAAGCGCTTACCGATCATTTGACCGCCAACTTTCCATTTGGAATCGTAAGGCGACGGGAAAGCTAAAACTTCTCGATGCAAACGGAGCGCCATTTAAGGAACTCCCGAAAGATGAAGAAGTGCTCATGCGGTCGATTCTTTTGTGGTCGGCACTCCCCGGAGGCTCTAGGCACCACTTTGGCACGGAACTCGATGTCGTTGACGGCAAGAGCGTTCCCGAAGGCTATGAAGTAGAGCTGACGGAACAGGAATGCGACGGAATGTTCGCTCCTTTTCACAAGTGGCTTTCGGAGCAAATCGAAACACAGAATTCCTGCGGCTTTGAACGGGTCTTTGTGTCGGGGCGTGGAAAAATCCAGCCTGAACGTTGGCACATTTCGCACCGTCCTTCTGCATTCGAACTTGAAAAACTCTTTGATCCGAAGGCGTTGCGCAAAGTCTACGAAAAAGCGGATCTGGAACTCAAAAGTGCGATTCTCGACAATTTCGATGAATTGATGCACGATTACGTTTATCCGTATTTTGTAGAAAAGTAAACTTGTATGACGACGGATTTCGCATTTCGTTCTGGAGCGGAACAGGGAATTTTCCCGTTTGAACTCGTCGAATACGGACACTCTGTTGAAGGAGTTCCGCTTCGCTATTTGCCTGCAAAAAAAGAGGCGCGCCTGCTTGTGTTTGCCGCAATCCACGGGGAAGAATCGGAGACGACTTTTTTGCTTTCCCGTGCTTTGCGAAAGCTCTTTTCGGCACCCGATTACGTCGCCTGTATTTTAACGGCAAACCCCGACGGCATGCTCCGAGGAACGCGCTGTAACGCAAACGGCGTGGACCTGAACCGCAATTTT
Coding sequences within it:
- the ruvC gene encoding crossover junction endodeoxyribonuclease RuvC gives rise to the protein MIILGVDPGSRTTGYAFLEKRDDDSIRVLEYGTVSAKARDDFPDRLVKIVSGLEELVDHYKPQALSMEGVFSAKNVHSSLVLGHIRGAILVMCRRRGMEFFEYSPRSVKLAVTGDGGASKEKVALLVRSRLGMKQADDVKLDATDALAIACTHLFPQNELMRKTPSRKTSKKKADQWKDLILKMGGKLPE
- a CDS encoding M15 family metallopeptidase → MTTFAAFGLEEDGLVLIPGTEYRVRQGALAPFLELSEKAKSAGYELRVESAYRSFDRQLSIWNRKATGKLKLLDANGAPFKELPKDEEVLMRSILLWSALPGGSRHHFGTELDVVDGKSVPEGYEVELTEQECDGMFAPFHKWLSEQIETQNSCGFERVFVSGRGKIQPERWHISHRPSAFELEKLFDPKALRKVYEKADLELKSAILDNFDELMHDYVYPYFVEK